The segment GTGTCGTGCTATCCGGGCAGGTGGCCCCTGGCAATTGCCCACGCTGGTGACCAATGTGAAGCCAGCGCGATGAGATGGTTTTGCCTGATGCGCGATAAATCGCGCCGCGACGCCAGGTATTATTTCATGCAGCACTGCTTATATTTTTTGCCACTGCCGCACGGACAGGGATCGTTACGTCCAATCTTCTCACCGGCAAAATAGGGCACCTGGGGGGCTGGTTCAGGCTGTGACAGGCGCTGCTCCTGCCAGTAATCATGTAGCTGCAAGGCCGCCGGTCGAATCGCTGCGATACTGGCTTCAAACTGTTCCGGGGTGAAGCCGTCCAGTTGGGCAAAATTTTCTTCGCTGCCGTGTAAGGCAATGGCGTCGAGTGCCGGTTGCTGGGCTTCCGGCAGGGCTGACCAGTCATCCTGTGCCACGCCGCGCATATAGCCAAAGCACCACTCTTCCACCACGGTAAACTCCTGACCTTCCATCTCACGAGTGCCGAACAGCGGATCAAACTGGTCCGGGAACTCGCTCAGGCGCTCGGCGATATCGTTCATATGCTGGAAGGTCAGGGTCATAAAGCGATCCATTTCACGTTCGCTCGACCACTTCGGAATGTATTTCTGGCCGCCCCACATCGCCACCAGCCATGCGCTTGGCTCGATATCATTGGGGCCGGAAAGCAGCGCAGTCAGCATGCCATCCAGTTCAGCAACATCCACCACGGAGTGCTCAGTGCCGTATTTCTCCAGCATCTCTTCAAGCCAGTTCAGCTCTTTTTCGGTTAACGGGCCGTGGTTCATACGGTATCTCCTGCGATCGCTGCTCATTGACGGGCACGTTGCCCGACGTCGATAACGCGCGATTATAGCGGGAAGCGGAGGGATTCAGCCATCAATTGCCACTTTTCAGCTATCCATTGCTGAACCTTTCCTAAAAATCATTTCCCATAACATATTTCGCAACATTATTGGCTCTGATTCGCGACCAATGTCAGCGTAAACACTGAACTTGCTGCATTAAGGACGCAAATATCATGAGTGTTGGCACTTTGCCGGTACTGGACTTAGGGCTGCTGGAGTTACCCGGCGCTGCGCAGGCAGAACATCTCACTGAGTTACGCGAAACGGCACGCGATGTCGGTTTCTTTTACCTGGTGAATCACGGCGTCAATGCGCAGCTGCTGCAAAATGTGCAGAGCATCACCCGCGCTTTCTTCGCCCTGCCAGAGGCGGAAAAACAACGGGTGTCGATGATCCATTCACCCCATTTTCGCGGTTACAACCGTGCCGGGGTGGAATATACCCGCGAGCAACGTGACCAGCGTGAACAGTTTGATATCGGTGCCGAGCGTGTCGCGTTAACGCTACAACCTGGCGATCCGGCATGGAAGCGATTGCAGGGACCCAATCTGTGGCCGGAGGCATTGCCGCAGTTGCGTCCGGTGATCCATGCATGGCAGCAGGAGATGACCGGTGTGGCGCTGCGTCTGCTGCGTGCATTTGCCCGCTCGCTGTCTCTGCCTGCTAATGCCTTCGATGCCCTCTACGGCACCCATCCAAACGAACATGTGAAGCTGATTCGCTACCCTGGCCAGGCGGCACATGAGAGCCAGCAGGGTGTCGGGGCGCATAAGGATTCCGGCTTTCTCACCTTTTTGTTGCAGGACGAACAGCGGGGATTGCAGGTAGAGGTCACGCCGGGCAATTGGGTTGATGCGTTACCGAAACCTGGTGCTTTCGTGGTGAATATTGGCGAATTGTTGGAGCTGGCGACCAATGGCTATTTACGTGCCACCGTGCATCGTGTGGTTTCTCCCCCGGCACGTAAAGAACGCATTTCCATCGCCTTTTTTCTTGGCGCGCAACTGGACGCACAAGTGCCGCTCTATCAATTGCCGGCATCACTGGCGGCAGAGGCGGCCGGGCCAACCAGCGATCCGGCAAATCCACTGATTCGTGACGTTGGCTGGAATTACCTGAAAGGACGTTTGCGATCCCATCGTGACGTGGCTCTGCGTTATTACACCGATGCACTCAATACCGTTAAATCATAAGAAAAGGGAAACTCATGGACAAAAAAGTGATAGCAGCACTGGCTTTATTTTCTCTGGCGAGCAGTTACGCTTCCGCGGCCGCACTGCGTGTGGCTGCCGATCCGGTACCGCACAGCGAAATTCTCAATCAAATCAAGCAAACCGATAAAAAGCTCGATTTGCAGGTGATTGAACTGAACGGCAACCTGAATGCCAACGAGCTGCTGGCGCGGGGGGATGTTGATGCTAACTATTTCCAACATGTGCCGTACCTGCGTGACCAGGAAAAGGCGCTGGGCGAGAAGTTCGCCGTGGTGGCAACGGTCCATATCGAGCCATTGGGGATTTATTCGCACAAAATCAAATCCTTGAAAGATGTGCCTCAGGGGGCGCAGGTAGCGGTACCCAATAACGTGACCAATTTGAGTCGTGCGTTGTATCTGTTGCAGGCTAACGGGTTAATCAAACTGAAAAGTGGCAGTGCCGGTTCGTTGGTCACCACTGCGGATATCAGCGATAACCCACATCAGTTGAAAATTATTGAAATCGAAGCACCGCAACTGCCTCGCGCGCTGGATGATGCCACGCTGGCGATTATTAACGGTAACTATGCGTTGCAGGCAGGTCTGGTACCGTCAAAGGATGCGCTGGGACTGGAGCAGGCGAAAGACAACCCGTATGCCAATGTGTTGGTAACAACACCGAAGCTGGCACACGACCCACGTATTCTGGAACTGGCGAAAGATCTTGAGTCAAAGCAAACTGCTGAATTTATTAACCAGCAGTACAAAGGTTCGGTGATCCCGGTGCACCAATAATTCCTGCCACCACCTGTATCTGACGGGTGGTGTTCCCCTCTATCTGTGTTATATTTCGCCGGATATTTCACGGTCTGTTTTGTTCTAATTTATTGATTTAACTTAAATCAGCTGTGGTTCCTTTCTGACATCCGGGGTTTTGTGATGCAACATGGCATCGTCACCTGTTGCTTGCGTCTGTTAACGGTAGCAACGGCGGTTTTTTTGCTCAGTAGCTGTGGCACGCTCTCGCAGACATCGGCCCCGGTCAGTGACAATATTTACCTTTCGCATGCGTCATTCGAGGATAATGTCGATGACATGGTGCGGCATTACATGCAGCAAAAGCAGGTCTCCGGCATCAGCATCGCCATTATTCATCAGCGTGGTGAACCCCAGTTTTACAGCTATGGCGTCACTGATGCTGTGCATCGTTATCCCATCACACCGGATACCTTGTTTGCCCTGGGATCGCTGAGCAAAGGGATCACCGCAGAGGTGATTATCCAGTTAGTCAATCGTGGCGAGCTGCACTGGACGGATACCCTGGCGACGTTGCTGCCCACGTCTGTGCCACTCAGCGCTGATGCCAGGCGCATAACCTTGCTACAACTGGTGACGCACACCTCAGGCCTGCCACGTCAGGACATGGATTTGTCGATGTTTATCAAATTCATGCGCTACCTCTCCAGCGGCGAGAATTTTTACGGCAATTTAGATAGCGATGAGGTGCTGGACTATCTGGCGGATTTCCGTGCACCAGGCAATCCACAGGCACAATATTCCAACCTGGGTTACGCCCTGCTTGGCTATATCCTGCAATATCACTTTCATCAGAGCATCGAAGTCCTGGCCCAACATCATTTATTTATTCCACTGGGCATGACCAGCACCAGCTTTGCTGCCTCTCATCTACGCAATTTCCCTTACCGTGCACTGGGCCATGCTGGCGATCAGCCAAAGTTGATTCCGCGAGGTCAACTGACACCTGACTGGCAATTTCGTCACAATATGGTGGCCGCGGCGAGCCTGTACAGCAACGCGCGGGATCTCATCCGCTATCTCGGTGCGCATCTCAGCGCCACGCCTGATGAGGCCATTAATCAGGCTTTTGCCCAGGTCGGGCAGGGCTATCAGCAGCACGGAAATCAGTCACAAAATATTGCCTGGGTTACCGACAGCTACGGCGATCAGCGCATTACCTGGCAGGTAGGCTATATTGGCGGTTACTCCAGCTTTATCGGGTTTGATCAGGCCAACGGCAATGCCATCGTGGTGCTGCAAAATGCGTTTAACTGGAGTAATTACCTTGGCATTGCGTTATTGAGGGATTGGGTGCGGCAGTAACACGGTTGCTTGCAATTAAGCCTTGCAGAATTGCGTGGCGGCTGTTGTATGCTGTCCGGCGAAATTTGACGCGCAGGACGCGGTGCAAAGCGCACCGGGGAACCTTCTGCGTGCCGCAATTGTCAGTAAATTGAACATTGAATAATTAACCAGAGTGGACATCACCATGCGCAGGACTCACGCCGTACTTCTTTCTGCAGGACTTTTTCTGGGCTCGTTAACCCTGACGCCCGCCGCGCTGGCCGAAGGCGAGCAAACTGATAACGTGCCACCGCCGCCGCAGGTTGAGCAAACCGCGCCAGACGCACAGGCCCAGGCACCGGTAGTGGCAACCCCGGCGCAACCGCAGGATAACGCCGCACAGCCTGTCGCACCGAACAACTACGATCTCACCACTATCGTGATTGATTACAAAGAATATAAAGTCGGCGATGTGGTGCCGGATGAGTATCGCGGTAAATCCTACATCATTAGCGAATGGCAGCCGCGTCACCTGCCAGCACCGCAGGAAGATACCCATTGGGCATATATCAACGCTAACTACATCCTGATCACCAATGACACCGGTAAAATCGTGATGGCGAAATCCGGTGACATCTTCTTTAAAGGTTAGCGATTAATCAGGCGCGCCAACTGCGCCACCGCATTGCTGATTTGACTGGTGCTGGTATTACCGTATCCCAGCACCAGTCCTTGTTGTTTGTGCTCTCCCAGATAAAACCCTGACAGTGCGCCGGGCGCGCAACCTGACTGAATCAGTT is part of the Pantoea phytobeneficialis genome and harbors:
- a CDS encoding isopenicillin N synthase family dioxygenase — protein: MSVGTLPVLDLGLLELPGAAQAEHLTELRETARDVGFFYLVNHGVNAQLLQNVQSITRAFFALPEAEKQRVSMIHSPHFRGYNRAGVEYTREQRDQREQFDIGAERVALTLQPGDPAWKRLQGPNLWPEALPQLRPVIHAWQQEMTGVALRLLRAFARSLSLPANAFDALYGTHPNEHVKLIRYPGQAAHESQQGVGAHKDSGFLTFLLQDEQRGLQVEVTPGNWVDALPKPGAFVVNIGELLELATNGYLRATVHRVVSPPARKERISIAFFLGAQLDAQVPLYQLPASLAAEAAGPTSDPANPLIRDVGWNYLKGRLRSHRDVALRYYTDALNTVKS
- a CDS encoding YecA family protein produces the protein MNHGPLTEKELNWLEEMLEKYGTEHSVVDVAELDGMLTALLSGPNDIEPSAWLVAMWGGQKYIPKWSSEREMDRFMTLTFQHMNDIAERLSEFPDQFDPLFGTREMEGQEFTVVEEWCFGYMRGVAQDDWSALPEAQQPALDAIALHGSEENFAQLDGFTPEQFEASIAAIRPAALQLHDYWQEQRLSQPEPAPQVPYFAGEKIGRNDPCPCGSGKKYKQCCMK
- a CDS encoding MetQ/NlpA family ABC transporter substrate-binding protein — translated: MDKKVIAALALFSLASSYASAAALRVAADPVPHSEILNQIKQTDKKLDLQVIELNGNLNANELLARGDVDANYFQHVPYLRDQEKALGEKFAVVATVHIEPLGIYSHKIKSLKDVPQGAQVAVPNNVTNLSRALYLLQANGLIKLKSGSAGSLVTTADISDNPHQLKIIEIEAPQLPRALDDATLAIINGNYALQAGLVPSKDALGLEQAKDNPYANVLVTTPKLAHDPRILELAKDLESKQTAEFINQQYKGSVIPVHQ
- a CDS encoding serine hydrolase domain-containing protein, coding for MQHGIVTCCLRLLTVATAVFLLSSCGTLSQTSAPVSDNIYLSHASFEDNVDDMVRHYMQQKQVSGISIAIIHQRGEPQFYSYGVTDAVHRYPITPDTLFALGSLSKGITAEVIIQLVNRGELHWTDTLATLLPTSVPLSADARRITLLQLVTHTSGLPRQDMDLSMFIKFMRYLSSGENFYGNLDSDEVLDYLADFRAPGNPQAQYSNLGYALLGYILQYHFHQSIEVLAQHHLFIPLGMTSTSFAASHLRNFPYRALGHAGDQPKLIPRGQLTPDWQFRHNMVAAASLYSNARDLIRYLGAHLSATPDEAINQAFAQVGQGYQQHGNQSQNIAWVTDSYGDQRITWQVGYIGGYSSFIGFDQANGNAIVVLQNAFNWSNYLGIALLRDWVRQ
- a CDS encoding RcnB family protein, producing MRRTHAVLLSAGLFLGSLTLTPAALAEGEQTDNVPPPPQVEQTAPDAQAQAPVVATPAQPQDNAAQPVAPNNYDLTTIVIDYKEYKVGDVVPDEYRGKSYIISEWQPRHLPAPQEDTHWAYINANYILITNDTGKIVMAKSGDIFFKG